A window of Glycine soja cultivar W05 chromosome 13, ASM419377v2, whole genome shotgun sequence genomic DNA:
TGATTTGTTATACTTCAAATATCTCCTAACGCCTGCACTTATAACTTAGCTACACACTAATTCTGTAGGCACTATTCCAAGGCAAAACCAAAGGTTTTGATGTGGAAAAAGCCCTGATGGCAAAGTCTGTACGTGATTTTGAAGAAGCAATATCTATGGTATCTTATGGGTTTGGGGCTATAGaagatttttattcaaaatccaGCACAAGAAATATGATTAGGGATGTTAAAATTCCGGTTCTCTTTATACAGGTACACATGCCACTATCTCAGTTAAATCCCCACTTGATTAATCACATCCTGTgcattttttctaaatattaatttattaagtgCTGTATTGTTTTGGGAGGAATTTGTATACTCCTGATTATCCATAACATGCTGCAGAATTGTCTGCAATTGTATTTTAATGCTTCATGACTGGTAAGATAGTGAAACAATTACAACTTCCTTTAGGTGTATTTCCCATTTAGTTCTCCTAGTTGCTTGTTCCTCATGACTTCTTGTTGTGGTAATCCTTAGGGCACTATGGTTTGCAAgagaaatatattataagcaATACAATCTTGATTTGGCTTCATTGCCtttgattgtattttttgttcaatAGTGATATACAAAGTTTAGAGTTTAGAGtttagaataagaaaaaaatggaaaaaattggGTAAGTCCAAACCTTTTATTCcacatttcatttttcttgaCAATAGTAGAACAAGTTGAAGCAACATGATTTGGAATAGAAAtacaatttaattagaatgcactgatagtgtaattttttttacactgtcATTCAATCacattgtgtaattttttattgacattgtcattcaatcacatttttttacattgtcatGCAATCACATATTGTCACATAGggtaagtttgttgatttttataataattactttaaaactcATACTTAGGAGATTTCTGATTGAAtgattatgtataaaaaattacactGACAATGCATGAAAATTAAGCTCATAGAAATATGCAGCAGAAGTAAATGTTCAATTTTAGTTCCCTTTGCAATCACTATACTCAGACACCTTATCCTCCATACAACACAACAATTATCACAAGAAAGATGCATATTACAAATGTTGTCTAATAATTGTTCAACTGAAAGAAGATTCTCAGAGTCCATAGTTTTGGAAATTAGAATAATATCTCCAACAGCAGTAATTGGTAGTGTTTCCATTAGCAATATGGACATGTGCTGACTTCTGAATCATGGTATGGACATAAAGTTTTTACAAATTTACTGAGCTAATCATATGATTTAATGCTGCAGAACCAATAAGCCAAGATTTAGATGAGAATTTTCTATTACCTTGAAGTACCAAAGTTAAGAAGGATGAAAATAGTCATCTGTTGCACCATTTCAGTAATAAAAACTATTGGTTCAGCATTGTTGTTGACTGCAAAAGTAGTTGAGGTCCTAGCTGTAATCTGACCAGTAGAAGAATTGCCCATAATAATGGCTTGGAAACAATAGTCTGACGAGTTTGGGGATAAATTGAACTTTGAAGACATGTCCTGGCTTCCAGAATTTATTGGTACGATTTGTAGCAATGTCCCCATTATTTTGCAAATAAACACTTCTCTTACTCATATTACTTTTTGAGCCAAAAAAGTCATAGGTGATGTTATCAACTTTTCGTGTTCAGTAGTGGCTTGGGTAAGAAGTCAATGATCTTCATGAAACATCTCACCAACACACACATCCAAAGTAGGAGGAAGATGACAACTCATCAAATTAGAACAGATATTATCAAAATCTTGTAGCAGTTTCATAAAAAACTTAACACATTTGCTAACCTCATTAACAGACAAAACTTCAAAAAGAGAATACTTCCAGATCGTTAACACAAACAATAGTGGAAAATTCTGCCCATAAATTAGACATGCTTCCCGGAGTGTAATTTGCCATTTTACACTCCAATTGAAATCCTATAGTTGAATCATTTGATTACAAACCTTTTCTAAATATTCCCACATTGTTTTTACAGTTTTATATaggtataaattaaaaacatgctGGTTATCAGACAACCCAATAATCCAAGACATCACCCTAGCATCTTTGACTTTCTATCAAGCATATTTTTGTAGCATCTGGAGCTGGAAGAGTGTTATCTCTGTATGCCCCCATAATTCCTTTCCAGCATCAAACAATTGCAAATGGAATTCCCAGGTTGTGTAACACTTCCTAGTTATTTAACACAAAATTAAGATACTACCAGCCATTTCAAAGTAATGAAAAAATTCTACAAGATTCATGTGTTTTCTCTCCACCAGAGTTCAAGAAATTGCTCAGATCAGATAACACCCATAAAACATATAGAAAGTAGAAACTAGAAAGAACCTAGACAaaggagacaacaaacaaagaaagaacacaAGCAATTCCGTTGACATTCCACTTGCACTTCTTGCAGCAGAGAGAAGATTAAGATCTTGATAAGATACAATTTTGACTGAATGGTTCTATTGTCTCTAATTgtattattattcaatattaAAGGTTAGACTTGTTTCTTTGATAATATACAGAGATGTCTTGCTATGCaaactaaataaaaacaaactgtgaaaaatatgagtaatttgacttatatatattgtaacaaCCTTGCTTCTGCGTCTCtcctctccctctctcttttcTGTAGGATTGACAGTGCTTAAGAAATCACAAATAATCTATAAATCTCAGTTCATGACATGCTTTAACTGTTTAACATGGATAAATGTTCTCTATATGAGtccattttttattaaacaatgGCATTTTCATATTGTTTGTTGTTTGCTAAGTATTAATTCCTTTATGCAAGCATGCAAATGCAAAAAATCTTATCAGTTGTATATTTTATCAGAGTGATAATGGGATGGTTCCCGTATTCTCAGTTCCACGCAACCTGATTGCAGAAAATCCGTTCACAAGTCTTCTTCTATGTTCTTGTTTGCCTTCAAGTGGTACTGATACTGACATGTCTGCTTTATCATGGTGTCAGCTTCTAACAATTGAGGTAACTATTTCTCTCTATCTAGTTATGGATGAGTATGCCTTATTTGTGTGATTGTTCAAGTTGGAAATTCTAGTCCTAAAAGTGAAAGTCTTTCCTTGGGCCATATCTATTCTATTTACGGATTCTAAAAATTAGACCGGACTGGCCAGTTAGACTTGTTAGAAAATATGAGAAATATTTGATGATAtcatttttatatcttttgaaCATTTTAGAGTATCTTAGATGATCTTCTAggatttattcttcttttattgaccagtttgtttaaacttatttgttgaaattaatagttttctgttttttaatgtgtttgtcTAAACTGTTtctgcttaaaaaaataataattttctgcttattttaataaacaaatcctatctgtttcttaaaaaaaatgcttatatAGAAAACacttatattttatgatttgtttccttatttaattAGGATCTTATTAGAATATGATTTATTAGAATCTAATTTATAGGCATATCATACTGTGTATATAGAAATAAGATCTGctataaatatttgtatttattgcAATCAGTCTATATAAAACGGGCTCCATTGTGTAGTTCAGACACACGGTAACTATTCTGCTACCGAGTTtcctaaaacaaaaatatcagaACTCCAACTAGTCACCTTTGTTTGGTCATATCGGATCCAGGGAAATATAGGAGGTGGGTTGGAAAACTAAACTACCTCGTAGTCACTCGTCCAGACATGGCTTTTGCGGTCAGGGAGGTAAGCCAGTTCTTGAACTCTCCCTGCCAGGATCATTGGTTAGTTGGCAGCAATTACCATAGTTTTAACATTCTTGGTGATTAGCCAATACAATGCTGCATACTTTTCCTCAATTTCACCTTGACAACAAGGTGCATGCTTTGGGGATGCAGGGGAGTATTGATAGCAGACCTCTTATTAAAAGCGTCTATGTCAGGAGGGATAAACAAAGGGTGAAGTGGAGAAATGATACAAATGTGAATAATCATTGAATGGCTGATTGTACAAGGGTGGGTAACTACCTAACAGAATAAGTAGTATAAATTAGAGGAGGGCTTAAATACACTTTTTACATccaacttttcattttttttttcaaattttactcCAACAAATTGATTTGGTACATTTTATCCCTTGCTTTTAAGATATTTACCAATTTTAACTTTTGTAATTTGTTTGTTAATTTACTAATGAAGAGTTGATGTGACATGCTaacaatatttccttttttacctccaattttttactttttagtgaattttgtccccaactttttttacttttatacaaattttatccctagtttttcattttttttatgaattttacctGCAACTTTTGCATTACTTATTGACTAACAGTTAACAGACAAATGAATgacaataaaatttgtaaactttttaaaagttggGGTTAAAATGTGCTAGTTTAATTTGTGGGGGAGAAAATTTGCTAAAAAAAGTTAGGGGTAAAAAAGTGCAATTAAGCCTAAGAGGagagtttttcaaaaagatgaaaaaaaatgagcGTATGAGGCAGGGGAATTGGGATTGAAGTTGAGGAGCGTGTGAGGTACTCTTGAATATATCTCAATAGTGTAATTCCCTTGCTCTAGTTGCATTGGCTAGGGTATAGCAAAATAGGTTTTCTTCATTTCATTCATGAATTGTTTCCCTAACCCCAGTTGAATCTAATAGATTCAGCCCCAGTTGATCCTCAAAACCTTAGACATATATCTTTACGTATTCAATGGTTGGTTTAGTTTTGAAAATGTTGATTACTCGAATAACTTTAACACAAATTAGTAAAACATTTAAACAATTgaaaaaccctaaaaaatatcatgatgttaaattctataattttttatttatgagaaTTTGTTTCACATCTTTTTCATCTCGATCTATGGGTACATAGCTTCCCTGCAAAACCTATATAGCTAGGTTTATTAGTTCCCTTGATATGTGAAGTAAAAAATGctctaatcataattaatttattttttattttgttgaatgtGAGGTTTTCAAATCTATTCTTGCAAGTGATAATTTGACATGTTATATATGCAGTGGCTCATGGCAGTGGAGCTGGGACTCTTGAAGGGCCGTCATCCTCTTCTGACAGATATAGATGTTACCGTAAATCCTTCTAAAGGATCAGTTGTTGTAGAAGAAGTAAGGTCAAATAAGGATGCTAAAGTTGGCACACTGTTGGATCTTACTCGGTCGGGTGCATTTAATGGGTACTCAGTTGATCCCACTGAAGATTTGCTTGGAGAAAATCAGAATGACACTGGCCTCCTATTTAGTTCCCAACAAGGTCTAAAACAGAACTTTGAGCAGGATGATATGAGCTTACAGGTAAAAGATGGTCCATTACAGAAGACTAGATCCAGTGATGAAGATTTAATTGAAGAGAGGAATGTTGTCTCGGTTGATAGTGAACTTGGTCAAGTTCTACAAACAGCACAAGTGGTAATAAATATGCTAGATGTTACCATGCCGGGTACTCTAACagaagagaggaagaaaaaggtAGAGCACAAAGTCTTGTTGCTGGGTGTCTTTTTTAGGTTTGGAGGTCttgtttcttgttctttcttctaTTAGTTTTATTATCTTGTGTGCTAAAAGAACAAGGAAGAGGGAGAACTTACAGGTTTGCCCTCAACATGTCGGCCACAGGGGTGATGGGGTGGGGTTGAGGACTACGGGACTAGCATGTTTTTGtgtatatttatttgataaaatagatTGCAATAGATTTTTGAACATCCATCCTCTGGttggaatttttcttttaatcttattGAAGATTTATATCATTTGGATTTTACTTATGATCCTTCATGTTCTTTTCTTATAGTCCTAGTGAATATATGTGGAAAGGAAGGGGGAGGGAGGGGGGATTAGTCAGGAATCTTCTTTAATTGTGTCGATTTctcaagaaaaacatttttaaaatgaaatatttataatttggaCTCTACACTTTATATCATgtagctgctgctgctgctgctaaagagatttttcttttctttttttgtggggCTTCAACTATAATAAGTTCACATCTTTATTATAAGTTGTTGGCTTCTCAATTTTTGTgaactgtgtgtgtgtgtgtgtgtgtgtgtgtgtgtgtgtgtttcatgCTGTTAAGAGTATGTAAATACATTCTTATTTACTGCAAGTTTTGTTTGAACAAGTTGTCTTTAGTCTTTATTTATCCTTAAATCTTTGGCATGCAGTCACTCAATTttctttattctatttttagtaTTATGTAACATCTGAAATGGTTTATCTAGATTTTTGCTTAGTTTTAGCATCTTGCAATTATGGTGACCATTGTAACAAACTTCCAGGTGTTAACTGCTGTGGGTCAAGGAGAGACACTCATCAAAGCTTTAGAGGATGCTGTTCCAGAAGATGTCCGTGGAAAGTTAACAGATGCAGTGACTGGAATTTTGCATGCAAGGGGCTCTAAGTTGAAGATAGATAGGATTCTTAATATTTCTCAGGCTCCTGAATCCTTATCAGGGCAAAAGAACCAAGAAAAATTCAGAGTATCTAGTGCAGAAGTTATGGTTGAAGAACAGCCCTCTGTGAATCAGATGAAAAAGACTAGTAGTCCTATAGATGGCTCTGATAATGCTCCAGATAGCATTGACAAACTTGCTGAAGAAACAGAAACAGAAGTTATTCCCATAGAGAAATCACCAAATTCTACAAATTTAGCCCAGTCTCAAGAATCAAATGATGAAGTTGGTTCTTCTGGTTCTTTAAGGAAGGAAACTGACGAATCTAATGATAATAATGACACAAATGAGGAATCAAAGGGAAAAGCTGTTCCTGATGTTGGTCATAGCAAGAACGGATTGGAAACAGGTTCTAAACCATACTCTCCTGGCCATCCTGATGGAGCAGGTGGCTTTGAATCAGCAGCTGTGGGTGAGCAGAAAAGCCAAAACAGTGGAATAGCTCAAACAGACCCAAAGGAGGAAAACACTATCCTGAAGGATGAACAGAAAAGTCAGGATTTTTCTGGCGATCATAGTAAAAATACTTCAACTGATGCAAAAGAAGGACCCTCTTCACCTTCTATGTCCTCTGAGCACCAAACAATAGAAAGGGAAGGTAATGATAAtgagaaaaaagataataagaatACGCATCATGTTTCACACCAGACCAACTCTAATAATTTAGCTTCTAGTGCCCCTGCCTTCAGTGTTTCTCAAGCATTGGATGCCTTGGCAGGGATGGATGATTCCACCCAAGTGGCTGTTAATAGTGTTTTTGGTGTGATAGAAAATATGATATCTCAGCTTGAACAGAGCTCAGAGAATGAAGACTTCAAGGATGGAAAAGATGTTGAACAGAAgatagaagaaaaacaaaaaactaattgCCAAAGAAAGGATTCCAACACATCTGCTGATCCTTCAGTAGATGATCACCATAATGATATGTACTTGAATAATGGTTCTTGTCATACAGAGGAACAAGCAGCTCAAAGTCTTGGTGAAATTAATGGGAATGGTATATTCAATGCTAAAAGTTGTAACTCTAATGATCACCtagttcagaaggaaaatagTACAAATACTCAACTGATTGACAAAAGATTTCTCATTGGTAAATGGGATGGACACAGACACATGGATAGGGTGCCAGAGTTCATAGCTGGTGGTTCATACGGGACCCCTCCTTACAATGAAAATTTCCATAAATATCTTGTTTCAAAGATTCCTATCAAACCACTTGATTTAGATACAACAACTGCATTATTGCTTGACTATTTCCCAGAAGAAGGTCAATGGAAACTTTTTGAACAACCACAAAACATGGAAATTGCTTCTTCTCATACTGAAACTAGTGAAGAGGCTGGGCCCAAGGTGAAGGCTCCCTCATCTGCAAAATCTTCTAATGCAGAGCAATATATTGAACCACTATATGTAATATTGGATACTGAAAAGCAACAAGAACCTGTCAAAGAGTTCATTACAACAGACACAGAAAACAGAATGACTGACATAAGTGATGACAGGTCAGATGAATTGATGCAATTTGTGAAACACAGAGTGTTACATTCTTTGAAGATGGAAGTTGGTCGCAAGCTGAATGCTGCTGAAATGATAGAAATGAAGTCAAAGCTTGCTGAAGATATGGAACACGTGGCAAATGCAATTTCACAAGCTGTTGTACATAGCAAGGTGCAACAACTATATACTGAAAGTCAAGGTCATAATGTTGAGGGTGCTATAGAAAAGGTAGGTACTCTTGAAGGGGAGCATGTCATTAGTGTAATTTCTTCATCTATTCAGCAAACAGACTGCCTTAGAAAAGTGGTTCCTGTTGGTGTTATTGTTGGGTCCATCTTAGCTTCCTTGAGGAAATATTTTAATGTCACTACACTTCAAGATGATCACAGAAGATCTCTGATCCATGATGATGAGGAAAAACCTAGTACAAAGAATTATGGCAATGAAGGTGTAACGGATATAGATCAAGTACCTGACGAGAAAACTAGTTTGGACCATCCTATTCAGACAGAGACAGTAGAAAGTGCATCAAAAGATACTGGCAAAAATAATGTCATGGTTGGCACTGTTACAGCTGCTCTTGGGGCTTCTGCTTTATTCATGCAACAGAAGGTATTAGTCCAATCTCTTCAGATGGGAATGGGATGAATAACAGTTTActactttaaaattaaactgCCAGTTGCATGTAAGCAGAGTTGTCTGagttttaaacttaaaattgcTCTATTCCAGGATCCCCAACAAGAAAATGAAACTGCTGAAAGCTCATCCACatctttgaaaatgaaaaatcgCCATAAAAAAGAGCCAGAACGGCTTCAGGAGGAGGCCTCTGAGAAGAACCAGAATAACATAGTCACAAGCCTTGCTGAAAAAGCCATGTCAGTTGCTGGTCCAGTTGTACCTACTAAAGATGGTGAAGTGGATCAAGAAAGGTCAGGACACACATTTTACCAACATGCAAGCACTCCAttggttttctttttctctaatgATATAACACGACTTCCCTTCATGAACAGACTGGTTGCAATGCTAGCTGATTTAGGACATAGAGGTGGCTTGTTGAGACTAGTTGGAAAGATTGCTTTGCTATGGGGTGGTATACGTGGTGCAATAAGTTTGACGGGCAGGCTTATCTCATTCTTACGTATTTCTGGACGCCCTTTGTTTCAGAGGTAACTTGAACTGGCAATGTTCATTTCATTCTATGTTACCCTGTAGTGCTAATCGTTCTAGCCTTTCCATTTTGAAATTACTGGTTGAAAATAGAAGCTGCACTGATTTAGCAACAATATATCATAGcctgttgaatttcgagcggtAGATTTAGAGAAAAGATAGAATTTAGAGAATGAGAATGTTTTCTTATTCAgtaagaaggaaaaataaaaaaagcttcTCCATAAGCTAAAATAAGAATGCATATTAAAAATCAGTTCTATTACAAGTCATAGAGCTTATAGATAAATCTATATTctattctatcattttttttactagcaGTTAGGGAGTTAGTCCTTGCTTTTTAGAGAAGTTAATATGAGAAGCTTCTACAAATTAGCGTATGCATAAACTAGTTTTAGCTTCTGGAGaaacttttcatttttcctccttattttttttcctacaagTACTTACTATCTATATGCTTAATGGCCAAGAGAGTGtaaatttatatctttatatATCTCTCAAACTTCACTATCTTTTCTCTTCTAGGATTTTTGGGTTTGCTGGCATGACCCTTGTTCTATGGTCTCCTGTTGCTATTCCATTGCTTCCAACAATTGTTCAGAGCTGGACAACAAAAACTTCTTCCAAAATAGCTGAGTTCGCTTGCATTGTTGGCCTGTACACTGCAATAGTGATACTTGTTATGTTATGGGGGGAAAGAATCCGTGGATATGAAAATGCATTTCGACAGTATGGGCTGGACTTGACATCACCACAAAAGGTAAATGTTTGAGATAAAAACTAATGGATTAATCTAGGAGTAATTTCAGTAGAATATATTGGAGATTATCCAGATATTTCTTTGAAGTTActcatgtttttatcttttctttccttttttttttttgaaacatctatgctaaaattgaaattacatGTAGTGCTAATTCATTATCATAGATAATATCTACTAAGATGTAGGAAATGACAATGAAAATGTGCTATAATTTGCTTTGAGGAGAGGGGAGTGGAGGAAACACTTGTTACATTTGAAATAACTACAGGTTAGAATGTAGCAATTGGCAGTGATATGAAAATGGTTTTAAGGCCTTTAGACAACTGATGCTTTTAGTTTTAGTGGCTATTAGACACAGTATCTGTTTGCAATACAGAGGGGGAAGTTTGATTATATGTTACCATATATTACTATAATGGATGGTGTTCACGATTTGTAGTGTTTCTGTGTTGGAACTTCTTCTCTTATTTCATAATCCTGTGTTGGTAAGTTACCTTAAACAACTAAgctaaaatttgttttcaattatggCCTCTTATTCCATATGAAGGGATTTGATGGTTGTTAACCAAAAGATTAATCTTCCTTTGGCTGGGTTTGAGATCTGTTTTAAGCGTCAATTCCTTCCTCTATATGTTTAGCACTAGAGGTTAATCTTAAGCCTTTTATTAAGCATTAGTGTTAAAGCTTTGTTCTCCAATGGAAAAGAAATTGACCCTATTGCCACCAAGCCACTGGTCATTTGCATAAAGGGTGTGCTAGAgcattaaaaatcattttcaaaacatggactcttttgtttttgaatcatAGTATTTGCGTTTTAGCTATTTTTGATAGTGTTCGAAAGACATACAGGGAACCCGTCAATTCCTGTGGTTTGTGTTTAATAGATAAACTAAGATGATACTCGTTAATAATGATTCCTCATCTGCATTAATTTAGATGAGATTTATTGTTAATGCACAACATTTATGTTATACTTTGAATTGCAAAACAACAGGTAACAATGAAGAGGAACATCATGTATAGGGGACTAGTAAAAGACATTCTTCCCTACTATAAATGTCAATTTtagctttcttattttttcctgaaTCTGTACTATCATTTACTTTACAATTTACTGAGTATGCAAGTGATTATAAATCTTGCTATGTGTTGCTTGTCTCTGGTTGGAATTAATGCTCTGGTTTCCCTTTGGGACATTCTTTTTGCTCCAATTTTTGTTTGGGAAAGGGTGAGGAGAGCTTCAGgagaatatgaaatttttattgaatatattcATTAGCATTATTTTTGTCTACTTGATTCTTAAAACAAGCTAATTTTGGATCCTTGCTGCAGCTATTTGAGTTCTTGAAAGGCTTGGTTGGTGGGGTCATCTTCATTTTTTCAATCCATGCTGTGAATGCATTACTTGGTTGTGCAAGTTTCTCTTGGCCTCATATTCCAACTTCTTTAGATGCCATAACTTGGCTAAAAGTGTATGGACATATGGGTCTGGTAGTTGTTCAAGGAACTGTGATGGCAAGTGCTATTGCagtggtggaagaattgcttttTAGGTCATGGTTGCCCCAGGAAATTGAAGTTGATCTTGGATATCATCAGGGAATTATCATTTCAGGGCTggcattttctttcttgcagaGGTTTGTCTTCTTTTCTGGAATCAAAACCTTTGTGTATTGTGTTAATAAATTACAGCTTATAAATAGGTATGGCCTGATTCATTTCCAGCCACACGGTAACTTTGATTTGTTATAAAAGGTTCATACACTTTTATGAAAACcaatttttgttaaatagtACTGCTGACTACAGAAAAGTTGGAATGATGTgattttcatataataaattgaAGTTATGTGACTCTTCATGACTGCACTAGGTATCTAAAATAGGGATGTTGGAAAAGCCGCCATAATTGCGGACACCCCTTAGCCCACCTTAGTTGTGGCCACTTTGGGGGTTGCTTGAAGTGAAACCTTGAGGGTGGTGGTTTAGTGGTTTAGTCCCACGTCAATTAGTGATATagccaaaataatatatataagtgggggACAACTATCACCTTATAAACCAGTTTTATAGGGTTGAGTTACGCCTATAACCACACTTTAAGAGGGACATTTTCCATAAACAAGACTCACTCAAAACACTTAATTTGTTTATTGCGTTTAATACACTAGTAAATTCATTTGACACTACCTTTGATTgcacaaaacataaaagaattGTTGTCTTGGCTTAAGTTTTACCTATAGTTTTTCTCAGTCTCCATGTGTCTCTAGTGCTTGGGCTACCCTCCATCTAATCTACTATTACTCCTTATTGGAACTTCTACATGttagattttatcttaaaatcacTTGGCTTTAAGTGTAATtgtccaacagatatataagttACACCTCTCTCTACAGATGCCTGTCATAATAGGCAATGCCTACCAGAATAGGCAATAGTCAATTCACGAAAATGAACTATAAGCTTTGATATCTTGTTAGATTTCATCTAAAACCAATTGACATTAACTGAAGTTGTTCAACACATATAAGCTGCACCTCAGGAATTAAGGTAAGCGATATGGAATTTCCTAACAATACAAGTCTTCTATACACACAACTAACTAAATAACCTAAAGCAAGTTTCTATCAAGAGAAATGGAatggtaattaattaatgattgatATTATGCAAATTTATGTAAGATAAAATCACATGAAACTAACATTACTATATAAAATAATGCTTCCCCAACCCAAAAATCCGTAACTAGAGGATATAGCCTGATTTAAATATCTTCACTATTTTATGTAGTTGTTGGTCATAGCATTCTTTCCTAAACTTTCTCCTCTTTTATATAGttctcttcattctttgaaGTGAGATGTGTCCTTATAATGAAATATCTCCTTTATTCTTTTCTAGATTTGTGTTTATATTTACCAGACTAGATTATAATCCACTCTCATTCTCTTTCTTATCTTCTCTTTTGGTGGGGTTTTCAGGTCTCTGCAAGCAATACCAGGACTTTGGCTTTTGTCTATGTCTTTGTCAGGTGCCCGACAGAGAAATGGAGGTAGCCTCTTCATCCCTATTGGGCTACGCACAGGAATGATGGCATCCACTTTTATGTTGCAAAAGGGTGGCTTTCTAACATATCAAAATAAGGGCAACCTTCCTCTCTGGATAATCGGGAATCATCCTTTTCAACCATTTAGTGGTTTAGTTGGTTTGGTATTTTCTTTGTCATTGGCAATACTTCTCTACCCCAGACAGACTTTACAAAGAAAGGAAGCTCAGGAATAAGTAGAAAATTTGTTAGTAATATCATTACAGTTATGAATTTGGCGATGCCGTTGTGTTGATATGCCAAAACTAGAGTTAGCCAGTCGGGCATTTTGATTCTATTAATACACTGTACAAGTTTCTCTTGTACTGTTAATTGGGGAGTAAAGAATGAGAAGACAGTAATCGAGGGGCATAAACGAAAGGTGAAACTTAGGAACATTAAAGGCTTCAATTCTGAGTATCTTGTAAATTTCTCATTTGGAACCTAGAGGCAGGCATCAGTTATGATGTGAATTTTAGATTTATAGACTATAGGTACGGTGTACAAGGTTGATTTTGAAAGTAGAAAGTTACAAGTTTGTAAAgagatttttgtattttatttttgtactttCTCCGTCGATCGAAGTGGACAGTAGGGTTACTGTAAGTTTTGCTTGTTGTATCACTATTTAGCAAAACAGAAT
This region includes:
- the LOC114382237 gene encoding uncharacterized protein LOC114382237 isoform X1, translating into MMVLALTSFAPAAKPFRFRPRSFWRRRLKINNSLPLPSPAPFQNLFHSLITHFPSVNSLNLITPALGFASGVALSSSSRSNNYSSVSDIGEWLLFASPTPFNRFVLLRCPSISLEGVEDPSARLVREERHYVRGGRIQVRRGRERERELEELGYQRVCVSAADGGVVSLDWPDNLHLEEERGLDTTLLLVPGTPQGSMNANVRLFVVEALNRGFFPVVMNPRGCAASPLTTPRLFTAADSDDICTAITYINNARPWTTLMGVGWGYGANMLTKYLAEVGERTPLTAVTCIDNPFDLDEATRSSPYHIVTDQKLTDGLIDILQTNKALFQGKTKGFDVEKALMAKSVRDFEEAISMVSYGFGAIEDFYSKSSTRNMIRDVKIPVLFIQSDNGMVPVFSVPRNLIAENPFTSLLLCSCLPSSGTDTDMSALSWCQLLTIEWLMAVELGLLKGRHPLLTDIDVTVNPSKGSVVVEEVRSNKDAKVGTLLDLTRSGAFNGYSVDPTEDLLGENQNDTGLLFSSQQGLKQNFEQDDMSLQVKDGPLQKTRSSDEDLIEERNVVSVDSELGQVLQTAQVVINMLDVTMPGTLTEERKKKVLTAVGQGETLIKALEDAVPEDVRGKLTDAVTGILHARGSKLKIDRILNISQAPESLSGQKNQEKFRVSSAEVMVEEQPSVNQMKKTSSPIDGSDNAPDSIDKLAEETETEVIPIEKSPNSTNLAQSQESNDEVGSSGSLRKETDESNDNNDTNEESKGKAVPDVGHSKNGLETGSKPYSPGHPDGAGGFESAAVGEQKSQNSGIAQTDPKEENTILKDEQKSQDFSGDHSKNTSTDAKEGPSSPSMSSEHQTIEREGNDNEKKDNKNTHHVSHQTNSNNLASSAPAFSVSQALDALAGMDDSTQVAVNSVFGVIENMISQLEQSSENEDFKDGKDVEQKIEEKQKTNCQRKDSNTSADPSVDDHHNDMYLNNGSCHTEEQAAQSLGEINGNGIFNAKSCNSNDHLVQKENSTNTQLIDKRFLIGKWDGHRHMDRVPEFIAGGSYGTPPYNENFHKYLVSKIPIKPLDLDTTTALLLDYFPEEGQWKLFEQPQNMEIASSHTETSEEAGPKVKAPSSAKSSNAEQYIEPLYVILDTEKQQEPVKEFITTDTENRMTDISDDRSDELMQFVKHRVLHSLKMEVGRKLNAAEMIEMKSKLAEDMEHVANAISQAVVHSKVQQLYTESQGHNVEGAIEKVGTLEGEHVISVISSSIQQTDCLRKVVPVGVIVGSILASLRKYFNVTTLQDDHRRSLIHDDEEKPSTKNYGNEGVTDIDQVPDEKTSLDHPIQTETVESASKDTGKNNVMVGTVTAALGASALFMQQKDPQQENETAESSSTSLKMKNRHKKEPERLQEEASEKNQNNIVTSLAEKAMSVAGPVVPTKDGEVDQERLVAMLADLGHRGGLLRLVGKIALLWGGIRGAISLTGRLISFLRISGRPLFQRIFGFAGMTLVLWSPVAIPLLPTIVQSWTTKTSSKIAEFACIVGLYTAIVILVMLWGERIRGYENAFRQYGLDLTSPQKLFEFLKGLVGGVIFIFSIHAVNALLGCASFSWPHIPTSLDAITWLKVYGHMGLVVVQGTVMASAIAVVEELLFRSWLPQEIEVDLGYHQGIIISGLAFSFLQRSLQAIPGLWLLSMSLSGARQRNGGSLFIPIGLRTGMMASTFMLQKGGFLTYQNKGNLPLWIIGNHPFQPFSGLVGLVFSLSLAILLYPRQTLQRKEAQE